One window of the Shewanella cyperi genome contains the following:
- the apaG gene encoding Co2+/Mg2+ efflux protein ApaG, with the protein MTATDPAIKIEVDTEYLEQQSDPDEGKYVFSYTITIINLSDRAAKLETRHWVITDGNGHISEVQGAGVVGETPVIPPNTAYQYTSGTVLETPLGFMEGKYGMTSESGEPFDALIPAFRLAVPGLLH; encoded by the coding sequence ATGACAGCCACAGATCCAGCTATCAAGATAGAAGTCGATACCGAATATCTGGAACAACAATCGGATCCCGATGAAGGCAAATACGTCTTCAGTTACACCATCACCATCATCAATCTGAGTGACAGAGCCGCCAAACTGGAGACCCGCCATTGGGTCATCACCGACGGCAATGGTCATATCAGTGAGGTTCAGGGCGCCGGTGTGGTAGGCGAAACCCCGGTGATCCCCCCCAACACCGCATATCAGTATACCAGTGGCACTGTATTGGAAACGCCACTGGGTTTCATGGAAGGCAAATATGGTATGACGTCAGAGTCCGGCGAACCATTCGATGCCCTTATCCCGGCATTCCGATTGGCGGTTCCAGGACTCCTGCACTGA
- the rsmA gene encoding 16S rRNA (adenine(1518)-N(6)/adenine(1519)-N(6))-dimethyltransferase RsmA: protein MSNKVHLGHTARKRFGQNFLTDGNIINRIVGAIAPDNDHIMVEIGPGLAALTEPVALAIDKLTVVELDRDLVERLKVHPTLKDKLDIHQGDALQFDFAQLCQPGKKLKVFGNLPYNISTPLMFHLFEFAGQIENMHFMLQKEVVLRLSASPGTKAYGKLTVMAQYFCQVVPVLEVPPGCFTPPPKVDSAVVRLVPYAEKPWPCKDVELLRKVCNTAFNMRRKTLRNNLKPMLNDDEFAKLGIDAGLRPEDISVEQYVAIANYLYDKK, encoded by the coding sequence ATGAGCAATAAAGTCCACTTGGGCCACACGGCCAGAAAACGTTTCGGTCAGAACTTTCTGACCGACGGTAACATTATTAACCGCATTGTGGGTGCCATAGCACCGGACAATGACCATATCATGGTCGAAATCGGTCCAGGCCTCGCGGCACTGACAGAGCCTGTGGCCCTGGCCATAGACAAGCTGACAGTAGTGGAACTGGACCGGGATCTGGTGGAGCGCCTCAAGGTGCACCCCACTCTCAAGGACAAGCTCGACATCCATCAGGGGGATGCGCTGCAATTTGATTTTGCCCAGCTGTGCCAGCCGGGCAAGAAACTCAAGGTATTCGGTAACCTGCCCTACAATATTTCCACGCCGCTGATGTTCCACCTGTTCGAATTTGCCGGACAGATTGAAAACATGCACTTCATGTTGCAAAAGGAAGTGGTGCTCAGGCTGTCAGCCAGCCCCGGCACCAAGGCCTATGGCAAGCTGACAGTAATGGCGCAGTATTTCTGCCAGGTAGTGCCTGTGCTGGAAGTGCCGCCCGGCTGTTTCACACCACCACCCAAGGTGGACTCTGCCGTGGTACGTTTGGTGCCCTATGCCGAGAAGCCCTGGCCTTGCAAGGATGTGGAGCTGCTGCGCAAGGTGTGCAACACTGCCTTTAACATGCGGCGCAAAACACTGCGCAACAACCTCAAGCCCATGCTCAACGACGACGAATTTGCCAAGTTGGGGATAGACGCCGGTCTGCGTCCGGAAGACATCAGTGTCGAGCAGTATGTTGCCATAGCCAATTACCTGTACGATAAGAAATAA
- the pdxA gene encoding 4-hydroxythreonine-4-phosphate dehydrogenase PdxA, translating into MTVKRIAITPGEPAGIGPDLVIQLAQRPWPAELVVCADPALLQARAKKLGLPLSLRPYQPGQAPKPQEAGTLTLVPFQMATEAECGKLNELNSAYVIDTLRYAGEKNMSGEFDAVVTGPVHKGIINQAGISFSGHTEFFANQAGCQDVVMLLSCPGLQVALVTTHIPLAYVAKAITRDRLHKIIKILHQDLVSKFGIEKPTIYVCGLNPHAGEDGHLGREELDVIIPALNELREQEHFNIVGPLPADTLFQPKYLEHADVVLAMYHDQGLPVLKAQGFGKAVNITLGLPYIRTSVDHGTALELAGTGRADTGSFVCALHKAIELAGKTN; encoded by the coding sequence GTGACAGTCAAGCGCATTGCCATTACCCCGGGTGAACCGGCAGGAATAGGTCCGGATCTGGTGATCCAACTGGCCCAGCGTCCCTGGCCGGCGGAGCTGGTGGTGTGTGCCGATCCGGCGCTGTTGCAGGCCAGAGCCAAAAAGCTCGGTCTGCCGCTCAGTCTCAGGCCCTACCAACCCGGACAGGCCCCAAAGCCACAGGAAGCAGGCACCCTGACATTGGTGCCGTTCCAAATGGCAACCGAGGCGGAGTGTGGCAAGCTCAATGAGCTTAACAGCGCGTATGTCATTGATACTCTTCGTTATGCCGGCGAGAAGAACATGAGCGGCGAGTTTGATGCCGTGGTGACAGGTCCGGTGCACAAGGGCATCATCAATCAGGCGGGTATCTCCTTCAGCGGCCATACCGAGTTTTTTGCCAATCAGGCAGGCTGTCAGGATGTGGTCATGTTGCTGTCTTGCCCCGGCTTGCAAGTGGCGCTGGTGACGACCCACATCCCCCTGGCATATGTCGCCAAGGCCATCACCCGGGACAGGTTGCACAAGATCATCAAGATCCTGCACCAGGATCTGGTCAGTAAATTCGGCATAGAAAAGCCAACTATTTATGTCTGTGGCCTCAACCCTCACGCGGGTGAAGACGGTCACTTGGGCCGGGAAGAACTGGATGTTATCATCCCTGCCCTCAACGAGCTCAGGGAACAAGAGCATTTCAATATCGTCGGTCCTCTGCCCGCCGATACCCTGTTCCAGCCCAAATACCTGGAGCATGCCGATGTGGTGCTGGCCATGTACCACGATCAGGGCTTGCCGGTTCTCAAGGCTCAGGGGTTTGGTAAAGCAGTGAACATCACCCTGGGTCTGCCCTATATCCGCACCTCTGTGGATCACGGTACAGCGCTGGAGCTGGCAGGTACGGGCCGGGCCGACACAGGCAGCTTTGTCTGCGCCTTGCATAAAGCCATTGAATTGGCTGGCAAAACCAACTGA
- the surA gene encoding peptidylprolyl isomerase SurA — MKPRKNLMFALLAMTLSNAAQAAPQPLDRIAVQINDGIVLESEIDNMIATVTKNATEAGQTLPSDDALRTQVIERLILTRLQLQMADRIGLHIGDLQLDQTIENIAREQKLTVDQMRKQIESEGMSFSQYREQVREEITLGEIQRIQVQRRIQVSPQEINNLVKMIEEQGMKDVEFKIGHILIEVPANPSSEQLEASSKRAQAVLDRLKDGADFRSTAIAASSGPKALEGGIWDYMNINEMPTLFAEVVGNAKKDEIIGPIKSGAGFHILKIVDIRGLQTKEIEEVRARHILLKPSPILSEERAKAMLDQFVKQIRSGEAKFEDLARQYSEDPGSATKGGELGWAEAGIYVPEFAQTLNNLAIDEISEPFRTTHGWHIAQLEEKRKTDATERFNTNRAHQLIFRRKFNEELQNWLDEMRAEAYIEVFEPENDRG, encoded by the coding sequence ATGAAACCCAGAAAGAATTTGATGTTTGCCCTGCTGGCCATGACCCTGAGCAACGCCGCTCAGGCTGCGCCTCAACCGCTGGACAGGATTGCGGTACAGATTAACGACGGCATAGTGCTCGAATCTGAAATCGACAATATGATCGCCACAGTGACCAAAAACGCTACCGAAGCGGGCCAGACCCTGCCCTCGGATGACGCCCTGCGGACCCAGGTAATAGAGCGCCTGATCCTCACCCGTTTGCAACTGCAAATGGCCGACCGTATCGGCCTGCACATAGGCGATCTGCAGCTGGATCAAACCATAGAAAACATCGCCCGCGAGCAAAAGCTGACAGTGGATCAGATGCGCAAGCAGATCGAATCCGAAGGCATGAGCTTCAGCCAATACCGTGAACAGGTCCGTGAAGAAATCACCCTGGGCGAAATCCAGCGTATTCAGGTACAGCGCCGCATTCAGGTGTCCCCACAGGAAATCAATAACCTGGTCAAAATGATCGAAGAACAGGGCATGAAGGATGTGGAATTCAAGATTGGCCACATCCTGATTGAAGTACCGGCCAACCCCAGCAGCGAACAGTTGGAAGCTTCCAGCAAGCGCGCCCAGGCGGTACTTGACCGCCTGAAAGACGGTGCCGACTTCCGCTCCACCGCCATTGCGGCCTCTTCCGGCCCCAAAGCGCTGGAAGGCGGTATCTGGGACTACATGAACATCAACGAAATGCCCACCCTGTTTGCCGAAGTGGTGGGCAACGCCAAGAAAGACGAGATTATTGGCCCCATCAAGAGCGGTGCCGGTTTTCACATTCTCAAAATAGTGGATATTCGCGGCCTTCAGACCAAGGAAATTGAGGAAGTGCGTGCCCGTCACATACTGCTCAAGCCCTCACCTATTCTGTCGGAAGAACGCGCCAAGGCCATGCTCGACCAGTTTGTAAAGCAGATCCGCAGCGGCGAAGCCAAGTTTGAAGATCTGGCCCGCCAGTATTCTGAAGATCCGGGTTCAGCCACTAAAGGCGGCGAGCTTGGATGGGCCGAGGCCGGTATTTATGTGCCCGAATTCGCCCAGACTCTCAACAATCTGGCCATAGATGAAATCAGTGAGCCGTTTCGCACCACCCACGGCTGGCACATAGCCCAGCTGGAGGAAAAGCGCAAAACAGATGCCACCGAGCGCTTTAATACCAATCGCGCTCACCAGTTGATTTTCCGTCGTAAATTCAACGAGGAACTGCAAAACTGGTTGGACGAAATGCGCGCCGAGGCTTACATTGAGGTCTTTGAACCCGAGAACGACAGAGGCTGA
- the lptD gene encoding LPS assembly protein LptD: MQIRFLLALSLLPAFSHADLLDDTETGAQCSVEPPVAIPAAAVTPDSEQLEIRIESDSSDATMNQRAQFDGNVSFSQGSRRIAADKASVDYVEQRLDASGQLVFQDSMFTVTADALTARMQDNSATLSGASYWLHGQQVHGEAKRLEITPDNNLQLSRTSFTTCPPDNVSWMLEADRIKIDSKEEWGEIWNAKLRIADVPVFYIPYMTVPVSDKRKTGFLFPEFSTSTTNGLEFATPWYWNLAPEYDLTLTPHYMSSRGLFLKSEFRYLAGDAQAGQLNLEYLGNDHKLDGSPDRYLYHWQHQGALDTHWRVLANFTQVSDNNYFNDLKSEVARATDNQLSRIGEVSYFEQDWDISTRVQDIKVLGEEELPYRVMPQLNFNYRANDFWQNLDFGFNAEASNFQHQQDEMATANRLHLQPSVTWPIHGPAGFLSSELTLLQTNYWQHNLDRPENQDLDETVSRTIPRAKIHGQINFERNTSLFDSQMRQTLEPQFQYLYVGYEDQSHIGLYDTAQLQDDYYGLFRARRFSGWDRIADANQMTLGLTTRLFDEHNLEQMKFSFGQIFYFTDSKVALSEDLRQERPSASVLAAELDTRIYKDWFFSGAIQYDTHNGDTRKSEFTLDFRPEANKLVQFSYRYVPDLLNSNTNDRVDISQTGLRTTWPLRDDLYFVGNWYYDLKEARSVEAYTGFQYESCCWAVRLSYHYHIKTNYSDEFNPSIDEREQFERGIFLNFVIKGLGGSGPLGVSDMLDEGLFNYRKPLYLRN, translated from the coding sequence ATGCAGATCCGATTCCTATTGGCCTTGAGCCTGTTACCCGCATTCTCACACGCCGACCTGCTCGATGACACTGAGACGGGCGCCCAGTGCAGCGTCGAGCCTCCGGTGGCCATACCCGCTGCGGCAGTCACGCCTGATTCAGAGCAGCTGGAGATACGCATTGAGTCCGACAGCTCTGATGCGACCATGAATCAAAGGGCGCAATTTGATGGCAACGTCAGTTTCTCTCAGGGCTCCAGACGCATTGCCGCCGATAAGGCATCTGTGGATTATGTGGAACAGCGCCTGGATGCCAGCGGCCAGCTGGTGTTTCAGGACAGTATGTTTACCGTGACCGCGGATGCGCTCACCGCCAGGATGCAGGACAACAGCGCCACCCTCTCGGGCGCCAGCTATTGGCTCCATGGACAGCAGGTGCACGGCGAGGCCAAGCGGCTGGAGATCACGCCGGACAACAATTTACAGCTGAGCCGCACCAGCTTCACCACCTGTCCGCCGGACAACGTCTCCTGGATGTTGGAAGCCGACCGTATCAAGATAGACAGCAAGGAAGAATGGGGCGAAATCTGGAATGCCAAGCTGCGCATTGCCGATGTGCCGGTATTTTACATTCCCTATATGACGGTGCCCGTGTCCGACAAACGCAAAACGGGTTTTCTGTTCCCCGAGTTCAGCACCAGCACCACCAATGGCCTGGAATTTGCCACCCCCTGGTACTGGAACCTGGCCCCGGAGTACGACCTGACCCTGACGCCGCACTATATGTCGTCCCGCGGGCTGTTTCTCAAGTCAGAATTCCGCTATTTGGCGGGCGATGCCCAGGCGGGGCAACTGAATCTGGAATACCTGGGCAATGACCATAAGCTCGACGGCAGCCCGGATCGTTACCTCTATCATTGGCAACACCAGGGCGCCCTGGACACCCATTGGCGTGTGCTTGCCAACTTCACCCAGGTATCGGACAACAATTATTTCAACGATCTCAAATCGGAAGTTGCCCGCGCCACGGACAACCAGTTATCGCGGATAGGCGAGGTCAGCTATTTCGAACAGGATTGGGATATCAGCACCCGGGTGCAGGATATCAAGGTACTGGGTGAGGAAGAGCTGCCCTATCGGGTAATGCCACAGCTGAACTTCAATTACCGCGCCAATGACTTCTGGCAGAATTTGGACTTCGGTTTCAACGCCGAAGCCAGCAATTTCCAGCATCAACAGGACGAGATGGCTACCGCCAACCGCCTGCACCTGCAACCCAGCGTTACCTGGCCCATTCACGGCCCCGCCGGTTTCCTCAGCAGTGAACTGACCCTGCTGCAAACCAATTATTGGCAACATAATCTTGACCGGCCCGAAAACCAGGATCTGGATGAGACAGTCAGTCGCACCATCCCCAGGGCCAAGATCCATGGCCAGATCAACTTTGAACGCAACACCTCGCTGTTCGACAGCCAGATGCGTCAAACCCTGGAGCCCCAGTTCCAATACCTGTACGTGGGCTATGAAGATCAATCCCACATAGGCCTGTACGACACGGCCCAATTGCAGGATGACTATTATGGTCTGTTCCGCGCCCGTCGCTTCTCCGGCTGGGACAGGATTGCCGATGCCAACCAGATGACCCTGGGTCTGACCACCCGCTTGTTCGATGAGCATAATCTGGAGCAAATGAAATTCAGCTTCGGTCAGATTTTTTATTTCACCGACAGCAAGGTGGCCCTGAGCGAAGATCTGCGTCAGGAGCGTCCCAGTGCGTCGGTGCTGGCCGCCGAACTGGATACCCGCATCTACAAGGACTGGTTTTTTTCCGGCGCGATTCAATACGACACTCACAACGGCGATACCCGCAAGTCCGAGTTCACCCTGGACTTCCGTCCCGAAGCCAACAAGCTGGTGCAGTTCAGCTACCGCTACGTGCCGGATTTGCTCAACAGCAACACCAATGACAGGGTGGACATTTCCCAGACGGGCCTGAGAACCACCTGGCCGCTGAGGGACGATCTCTATTTCGTCGGCAACTGGTATTACGATCTTAAGGAAGCCCGTTCGGTGGAGGCCTACACCGGCTTCCAATATGAGTCCTGCTGCTGGGCGGTGCGCTTAAGCTACCACTACCACATCAAGACCAACTACAGCGACGAGTTCAATCCGAGTATCGACGAACGGGAACAGTTTGAGCGCGGCATCTTCCTCAATTTCGTGATCAAGGGGCTGGGTGGCTCAGGCCCCTTGGGTGTCAGCGACATGCTCGATGAGGGGCTGTTCAACTACAGGAAGCCGCTTTATCTGAGGAATTAA
- a CDS encoding aminoglycoside phosphotransferase family protein, producing MTPSDPRFVSLQEWLGKQFAAAPSLQIISGDASFRRYFRATHGNQSFIVMDSPPQLIPLGPFQLVAKAYGEAGIPVPKILAAEPNQGFMLLEDLGDDLLLSHLTQTSVLDWYGQALELLPAIASVKATDAGPLPEYDAEFVQRELAIFVDWLLEVHLQLPLDSDERAMLEQAFEFLTENALEQPRHGMHRDFHSRNLMLVQGKLAVLDFQDAVQGPITYDAVSLLRDCYVRWPEHLVEEGMLTHFELCHRHGLIPMDTDFNRYRRWFDLMGIQRHLKAAGIFARLNHRDNKPGYLKDIPLTLGYIRDVAVRYRELGPLARFINERVWPKVTNK from the coding sequence ATGACCCCCTCAGATCCCAGATTTGTTTCGCTGCAAGAATGGCTTGGAAAGCAATTTGCGGCCGCCCCATCACTGCAGATAATTTCCGGTGACGCCAGCTTCAGGCGTTATTTCAGAGCCACCCACGGGAACCAGAGCTTTATCGTCATGGACTCCCCGCCTCAGCTAATCCCCCTTGGCCCATTTCAGCTGGTGGCCAAGGCATACGGCGAGGCCGGTATTCCTGTACCCAAGATCCTCGCCGCCGAGCCAAACCAGGGCTTTATGCTGCTGGAGGATCTCGGCGATGACCTGCTGCTGTCGCACCTGACCCAGACATCCGTGCTCGATTGGTACGGGCAGGCCCTGGAGCTGCTGCCCGCCATCGCCTCGGTCAAGGCCACGGATGCCGGCCCATTGCCGGAATACGACGCCGAGTTTGTGCAGCGGGAGCTGGCGATCTTTGTCGATTGGCTGCTTGAAGTACACCTGCAACTGCCCCTGGATAGCGACGAGCGCGCCATGCTGGAGCAAGCCTTTGAATTTTTGACCGAGAATGCCCTGGAGCAGCCAAGGCATGGGATGCACAGGGATTTTCACAGCCGCAACCTGATGTTGGTGCAGGGCAAACTTGCGGTGCTGGATTTTCAGGACGCGGTGCAGGGCCCCATTACCTATGATGCTGTGTCTTTGCTGCGGGATTGCTATGTCCGCTGGCCCGAACATCTGGTGGAGGAAGGCATGCTGACCCATTTTGAGCTTTGTCACCGTCATGGACTGATACCAATGGACACTGACTTCAACCGCTATCGCCGCTGGTTCGATTTAATGGGAATACAGCGTCATCTGAAGGCTGCCGGGATCTTCGCCCGCCTCAACCACAGGGACAACAAGCCAGGTTACCTTAAGGATATTCCCCTGACCCTGGGCTATATCCGCGATGTGGCCGTACGTTACCGGGAACTCGGTCCCCTGGCGCGCTTTATCAATGAAAGGGTCTGGCCCAAGGTTACGAACAAATGA
- the murU gene encoding N-acetylmuramate alpha-1-phosphate uridylyltransferase MurU, protein MKAMILAAGRGERLRPLTDSLPKPLVPVLGKPLIEYHLDKLAAAGFREVVINCAWLGHKLPETLGDGGRFGLSISYSHEAEALETAGGIIQALPLLGDEPFLVVNGDIFIDQLPPLPERLPEGAEAWLYLVNNPPQHPQGDFVLDGQQIGAEGEHLLTFSGMGIYSPALFTGLTPGARPLAPLLRSKMAAGLVAGAKFDGYWCDVGTIARLEDLEQRLQGHAGRAS, encoded by the coding sequence ATGAAGGCGATGATTTTGGCTGCGGGCCGTGGTGAGCGCTTGCGGCCCCTGACCGACAGCCTGCCCAAGCCCCTGGTGCCCGTGCTGGGTAAGCCCCTTATCGAATACCACCTGGACAAGCTGGCCGCGGCGGGTTTCAGGGAGGTGGTGATCAACTGTGCCTGGCTGGGACACAAGTTGCCGGAAACCCTCGGTGATGGCGGCCGCTTTGGGCTGAGCATCAGTTACAGCCATGAGGCAGAAGCGCTGGAAACCGCCGGTGGTATTATCCAGGCCCTGCCACTGCTGGGGGATGAGCCTTTTCTGGTAGTCAATGGCGATATTTTTATCGACCAATTGCCGCCCTTGCCGGAACGCTTGCCCGAGGGCGCCGAGGCCTGGTTATACCTGGTGAACAATCCACCCCAGCATCCTCAGGGCGACTTTGTCTTAGACGGGCAACAGATAGGCGCCGAGGGTGAGCACTTGCTGACCTTTTCCGGCATGGGGATCTACAGCCCGGCGCTGTTTACCGGTCTCACGCCGGGGGCCCGGCCGCTGGCGCCCTTGCTGCGCAGCAAGATGGCTGCGGGTCTGGTTGCGGGCGCTAAATTTGATGGTTACTGGTGCGATGTGGGCACCATTGCACGGCTCGAGGACTTGGAGCAGCGTCTGCAAGGCCATGCCGGGAGAGCAAGTTAA
- the djlA gene encoding co-chaperone DjlA: MRFKGKFFGFLIGFMFGRIFGALFGLYLGHLYDRRSSGGQGGASKRQMVFFSTTFAVMGHMAKASGRVTEADIRLASALMDELRLEGEARRQAQQAFRDGKASDFDLKGNLNSLRLLSMGRPELLQMFLEIQIQTALSDGELHPRELQLLQTMAATLGISEAQLNALLGRWQGEFRFQQGGRSKGPTLEDAYRLLGISAGDTDQQVKKAYRKLMNEHHPDKLVAKGLPAEMMELAKRKAQDIQAAYEAVKVARGMR; the protein is encoded by the coding sequence ATGCGTTTTAAAGGCAAGTTTTTCGGCTTTTTAATCGGTTTTATGTTTGGCCGTATCTTTGGCGCCCTGTTTGGCCTGTATCTGGGTCATCTGTATGACAGGCGTAGCAGCGGTGGTCAGGGCGGTGCCAGCAAGCGCCAGATGGTGTTTTTCAGCACCACCTTCGCAGTGATGGGCCACATGGCCAAGGCCTCCGGGCGGGTGACCGAAGCCGATATCCGCCTCGCCAGCGCCCTGATGGACGAGCTCAGGCTGGAGGGCGAGGCCAGGCGTCAGGCACAGCAGGCGTTCAGGGATGGCAAAGCCAGTGACTTTGATCTTAAGGGCAATCTTAACAGCCTGAGGTTGCTGTCCATGGGGCGTCCCGAGCTGCTGCAGATGTTTTTGGAAATCCAGATCCAAACGGCACTGTCCGATGGTGAGCTGCATCCCCGGGAGTTGCAGTTGTTGCAAACCATGGCCGCCACCCTGGGCATAAGCGAAGCCCAGCTCAATGCGCTGCTGGGACGCTGGCAGGGAGAGTTCCGCTTCCAGCAAGGTGGTCGCAGCAAGGGGCCAACACTGGAGGATGCCTATCGCCTGCTGGGTATTTCAGCCGGGGATACGGATCAGCAGGTGAAAAAAGCCTATCGTAAACTGATGAATGAACATCATCCGGATAAGCTGGTGGCCAAGGGCCTGCCGGCGGAAATGATGGAACTGGCCAAGCGCAAGGCCCAGGATATTCAGGCGGCCTACGAAGCGGTGAAGGTTGCCCGCGGAATGCGTTGA
- a CDS encoding outer membrane beta-barrel protein, whose translation MKHGIYAVLLLLVVPLASAEVFVTPFGGYSFGASGLDANLTRDNQSISGDIQAEESSHYGIMLGVLTRHPGNIYLLYSNQNTQLKSGGDFSNQRITSLQLDYAHLGGSLYFPVGDFHPYVSATAGLTQMRPGDDFSNETRFSMGLGIGAEYRLGDNLALLAEMRGFATFINGDNDLFCSADNCVWRIESDLMWQGQANLGLSFRF comes from the coding sequence ATGAAACACGGAATATATGCTGTCCTGTTGTTATTGGTTGTGCCCTTGGCGTCTGCCGAGGTGTTTGTTACTCCCTTCGGCGGTTACAGCTTTGGTGCCAGTGGCCTGGACGCTAATCTGACCAGAGATAATCAGAGCATAAGCGGGGATATTCAGGCCGAGGAATCGTCCCACTACGGCATCATGCTTGGAGTCTTGACAAGACACCCTGGCAATATCTACCTGCTCTATTCAAACCAGAACACGCAGCTCAAAAGTGGTGGTGACTTCAGTAATCAGCGCATCACCTCGCTCCAACTGGACTATGCCCACCTGGGGGGCAGCCTCTACTTTCCTGTGGGGGACTTTCATCCTTATGTGTCCGCTACCGCAGGCCTGACCCAGATGCGCCCGGGCGATGACTTTAGCAACGAGACCCGATTTTCCATGGGCCTTGGCATCGGAGCCGAGTATCGGCTTGGCGATAATCTGGCCCTGCTGGCGGAAATGCGTGGTTTTGCCACCTTTATCAACGGTGATAACGACTTGTTTTGCAGTGCCGACAACTGTGTGTGGAGGATTGAATCTGATCTCATGTGGCAGGGGCAGGCTAACCTGGGGCTGAGTTTCAGATTTTAA
- a CDS encoding D-2-hydroxyacid dehydrogenase has product MRLCVLDGYTLNPGDLDWSPLAAICDLQLYDRSAPEEVLSRALGAPMLLTNKTVLNGDTLRQLPGLKYIGVLATGTNVVDMEAAKALGIAVTNVPAYGPDAVAQMVFAHILHHVSHLAEHHSAVVAGEWSRSPDFCFTLSQLRSLKGMRLGIVGFGTIGRQVARIGAAFDMELLISSRSRPRDLPNGAKWLPLQELLPCADIISLHCPLTPDTRHLINEQTLALMKPGCLLVNTARGDLVDEVALAGALNAGKLQAAVDVLSSEPPRPDNPLLHAANISISPHIAWATLEARQNLMNIAVANVAAFLRGERSNRLV; this is encoded by the coding sequence ATGCGTCTATGTGTGCTTGATGGCTATACCCTTAACCCCGGCGATTTGGACTGGTCACCGCTGGCAGCTATTTGTGATTTGCAGTTGTACGATCGCAGCGCTCCCGAAGAGGTGCTGAGCCGCGCCCTGGGAGCTCCCATGCTGCTGACCAACAAAACTGTGCTTAATGGCGATACCTTAAGACAGCTGCCGGGACTCAAATACATAGGGGTGCTGGCAACCGGCACCAATGTGGTGGACATGGAGGCGGCCAAGGCCCTGGGCATTGCCGTCACCAACGTGCCCGCCTATGGCCCCGATGCCGTGGCCCAGATGGTCTTCGCCCATATATTGCATCACGTCAGTCACCTGGCGGAGCACCATAGCGCTGTGGTGGCGGGGGAGTGGAGTCGCAGTCCGGATTTCTGCTTTACCCTGAGCCAGCTGCGCTCCCTCAAGGGCATGCGTCTGGGGATAGTGGGTTTTGGCACCATAGGCCGTCAGGTGGCGCGGATAGGCGCCGCTTTTGACATGGAACTGCTGATAAGCAGCCGCAGCCGGCCGCGGGATTTACCAAATGGTGCCAAATGGCTGCCGTTGCAAGAGCTGTTGCCCTGTGCCGACATAATCAGTCTGCATTGCCCGCTGACGCCGGATACCCGGCATTTGATAAACGAACAGACCCTGGCCCTGATGAAACCCGGCTGTCTCTTGGTCAATACCGCCAGGGGCGATCTGGTGGATGAAGTGGCCCTGGCCGGGGCCCTCAATGCCGGCAAGCTGCAAGCGGCTGTCGATGTGCTCTCCAGTGAGCCACCAAGGCCCGACAACCCACTGCTTCACGCCGCCAATATCAGCATCAGCCCGCATATCGCCTGGGCGACACTGGAAGCGCGGCAAAATCTGATGAATATCGCCGTGGCCAATGTGGCGGCGTTTTTGCGAGGTGAGCGCAGTAACCGACTGGTGTAG